Within Mustela nigripes isolate SB6536 chromosome 3, MUSNIG.SB6536, whole genome shotgun sequence, the genomic segment ACAGCCAGTTTGATAAAACTGTggatcaaaacattaaaaattcattacaGTACCAGATGGGTTCCCTACCCActgtagagcccaatgcagggcttgaactcatgatcctgagatcaagacctgagctgagatcaagagttagaccttaaccgaatgagccactcaggtaccctgtCATTTTGAATGGCTAGAGCAGAGAATGCAGAACATACCCTGAATCAGATTATTACTATGTGAAACTAATTCTCCCACAGTTAGAATATATAGGTTGGAGAACCAATGATAAAAACTGGAATAACACATATGttaaactaactagaatttaaataaagatttaatacaagaaaaaaaattgtaataactATTATTCCAATAAGCCAGCAGCAAAAATTTTGCTTCTCATCCCTACAACTTTGGATTGTGCCAGTTTGGTTTCTCCAAGAAGAATTCCTTTACCAGGAGATACCACCAGGGTCCCACTCACCTGGAAGCTTAAGCTACCACAGGGATACATACGGCTCATCACAGCACTGAATCAacacaaaaagaaggaagctgCAGTTATATATTGATATTTAACTTAATTATCAATGAGAAACAGTTGTCCCTAAACAGTAAGGCAGAGGAATATGCCTGGAAGTCAGAAGCTTTTATAGGGTATCTCCTGGCACTTCCATGTCCACTGATAAACAGTCAAATGAGAAACTACAGTGCCTGTATTACAGGAGGAATCATTATTGGCAGTCTCTTCTGGTCAAGTAAAGTCAGCTGAGGTAATGTTTAAGGtaataaaatagaaggaagctGTAAATACCTATTAGGGTTATGAGACTAGTTATAGAAATAAAGACTACCACGATTAGGTCTATACATAaggatgaatttctttttttatccttataCCTTCTCTTGGTATCTCAATATGTAGTAAGTATTGTGACAATTGTAATTAAACCTGTATTTCAGTATTTAGCCTACAGTATATCAAACAGAGACTGTGTctgtacagaaagaaaaatgaacagagttcTAGGATGGCTGCAATGACATAAGTTATTTGGAAGAATAACTCCTTTGGAAGAGGTGAGACTGAGGAGATATGAAAGACACAAGCTGAATCATGTCGAAAAGAATGACATTTCAAGTGTCTTTATTTGGAAGTTCAGTATgggtaaatgaaaaaagaaggacCCTTGGGTTGGAAATGGGGTATATACAGTACTGGACTatcatcatccatccatccatcactcTCATCCCTCTTTTAGAGTCTCATCTGTACTGTACTGCAGAAATGTGTATTTCCCAGAATCCCCTTGTAACTGCAAGTTTGCCAGTAAAAAGAATATGTACAAGATTGGAGAGCACGAAAGCTTGGTGCACCCTGATGAAATTTCAGAGGAGCTTCCTGTCAAGTAACTGAGAACTACCCTTTTGTGTTGCAGACTGAGCCACATTACTGGGGCTCTGAAGAGATTCTTGGTTGCTACAGCAATTTTCCAGTGAGCCATGAATAACTCTCAGCTTTGATGGGTAGTTCAGCATCTATTTTCCTGATATTTCACCCAGAGCTTTCCTGATTTTCAGCAGTCATTCCCTTGATCTTAGCTCCCCCAGCTCTCTAAACATTTGTATTAAACCCTCCAATCTGCCCAGAATACATGAAGAGTTCTTGCTTTCAAAACAGAGTGGGAGGTTTAACTGAATGCCAGTATATGAAAAGTACACAGCAGAGTATATCACAAGATATTATAAAAGTGATGAGGCAAGAAATAGGTTAAAGTATATAAGGTATTCAAACTTACAAATATATTCACTGAGAAGAATTAATGACAGAACTAATTGATAATGGTCTAGAAGTTAGTCATTAGGCCATATAGCCCATCAATGAAGTTTAAAGAGCAGAAATACTGATCAAAAGGTAGTAATATCAGTCacaatattaaaaatgcaaaaaaaaaaccccaaaaaccaaaaaacaaaaaaccatcacTGTATAAAACCTGGAATTTAAAGACATTATCTTTTGAACCACAGAGGAAATGACCGAAATTGTAATATCAAGGGACTAACAGTGAAGAAACACTTAGTCAATTTGGAATTTACTCTTTAATAAGTGAGCACTACTCAGATGAAACTATTATCTTTCACACATATGCTATTTAAAAGGAATGGTAAAGAGTAATTTTCAACAGAAGAAATTAGGTTAAAACAtcaaaccaaaaaaggaaaattaatgaattaaaaagaaagaagcccaaaacatatgaaattttcaaaaaataatttctctgaaaatCCAAGATTCTCAGCCATTTTTAAAAGCCACTAATGAGCTTATGcagtctattattttttaaatgtttacaagaAACAATGAATATAAAGTAAAAGATTGTAGTTTATAAAAATATCTCAATTACTATATTGACCTATGATAAGGAAGTAAATCAAGGTACTGTGATTatataaatagttaaaatttgaatcaccaatattttaattttaaattttaaagcaattcttACCTCTTTGCTATTTGATTCTCAAGATGTTTAACTTTTTCTAGTAACTCTTTCTCAACAGCATCTCTCTCCAATTTAAACTCTTTTAGGGCAGTGTGAATAGCTTCTTCTTTTTCACAATTAAGCTTCTGAATTAACtgttctctgtcttgttcctggcTCATGACaagattctctttgtctttctcaagTTTCTGAATAATGGCTTCATACTTCTCTTCCTGTTGGGtgagtttttcatctttttgtttttcaagagcACTCAATTCTGCGCCCAATTTACTCTGCAGTTCAGCTATTtctcctttcaggtttttttctatttcaaatgctTGGTGATTCAATGACGTTACTTTGTTTAATTCAGCTTTAAGCATATCAGATTCTTCTTCATGTCTACTAATTAACTCTGAAATGCACTGATCTTTTTCAATTGTCATTAAAGTTCTTAGCTCTGCCAAGCCCACCTGATAGTTTTCATTATTATCCTGAATCCTTTGGTTTAGTTTACTTATCTCTGTTCTCAAATTTTCTGTCTCTTGTTCAAGGAGAGATTTTAAGGTCTCCTTCTGCTGGGTTCTGCATTCTtccaacaaaatttttatttcatcagttTCTGCTTCCTTCAATGCAAGTTCAACCTCTAACTTACATCTCATGTCAGACAAATCTGAAACCTTCAGTTTTAATTCCTGTAGctgttgttctttctcttggATAACTGTGGCATGAGACTCTTGTATCTGATCGATTCGttgctgattttccttttttagtttctcCAAAGACACTTTATGGTCTGCCATAACTTTCTCAAATTCCTGAGTGTGCCTGACACGCAGAGCGTCCTCTAACTCCTTTAGATGACTTTGCTCTAAACACTGAAGTTCTGTCCGCAACAACTGCATCTTCTCATTATTTTCAACATGGAGCTTCTTTAATTCTTCTAACACTATCTCTCGTGACTGTTTCAGTTCATTAATTTCACAATTTTGAGTGTGCATTGTATTTTCCATCTCTAACAACTTCTGATCCTTTTCATTTTGCAAGCAGATAACAGCTTCTTTTTCATGTTTAACCAAAGCaaattcattatctttattttgtaaaaCCTCCTCAAGGCATACCAAGTCTCCtttaagctttttaattttgttttcattttcttcactttctttcataaGTGCATCAAGTTTGCCTTcgtattcactttttaaagactGCAGCTCTCTTTGATGTTTTTCATTTAGTGTTATTTCcaaagaatattttactttttcaataatGTTTCTTATTTCTAGTGCTGTACATTTTAACGAATTTGAGAAGTCACACTGTTCTTTCTGTACAAATGTTCTGAAGTGGCAAAGGTCTTCCTTGATGGTTTGTATACTGAAGTGTGAGTCTTGGGCAACAACTCGACACTTTTCCAACTGGACATTTAGAGAAGCATGATCTCCTATATCCTCTTTACCACATACATTTGTATCCTGCATCCTTCTACTGTCTATCGCATTGATAACAGATGAATAAAGTGATTCCACCATCATTTCTGGACTCTGTGGATCACTTATAGGATTAGGAGATGacaaattttcttctattacaaACTCATTTACGGCAGACATAAAATCTGATTCAGGGCTTTCTGCTAATGAATCCAAATCTAATGAAACTTGGTGAATAGTCTGTTCTATGTTTGGATGGGGGATAGTTTCAAAATCAAATGTATGTGCATCAATGCTATCTGGAGATAATTCTTCTAAGGGACATACTGCAGGACATAAGGGATCCTGAACAGTGAGTGGAGGAGGAGTTCTTGGTGAGGTAGTAGTTGCAATTCCTGTTGCACTTTCTATCCTTGGTGACGAAGCCGACTGTGGGGACGTCTGACTCATGGATGCCTGGAAAAGAGAGGGGATAGGCTTAAAGAGCTGTAACAACAAATATTTTACGCTAATGAAACAAATCATTTGAAAGAACTTAATTTGCCTTTTGTTCACTCAATAGATCTGTAATGGTCTGTGACATTTCATCCAAACTTTGTGCTGCTTTTACCAAATTATGTAGAGCAAGTACATGCTGGTGTAGAGGTTCAAAGTCACAAAGTAAGGGGACCCTGGAACAGAAAGCAATATAATTAGATTTGTGATTCCACAATGAAAAGATGGATGCCTACAACCAAATATTTCcatctatgtaaaaaaaaaaacaaaaacaaaaccccccaaaaacagTACCATCATCCCCTTTTAATCAACACCAGAAAAATAGCTTAGACCTAAGACATAATCACTGAAGTGATGAATCAGACATCTCCCACGCTATACACAAAGTGAGAAtaattactagaaaaaaattaattacatgtaAGGCACTAATTtcctttatcttcattttctgatCATTTGCATATTCCCTAGAAACTTCTTAAAGCAGCATATCAGtctatcataaaatatttctatattatgGCATCTCCTGAGACTATCAGTGCTACTTTCCACAGCTCCAAaataattaaagtattttaaaatgataactaaagttaaaaataatctttctcagccttttggctaagatcaagtgtactAAAGTTAAAAATGCTAATGATATTTACCTGAGGAGTGGCTGAACTTCTGAAGGACAAAATGATTGAAGAAACTGTAAATCTTTTAATGAAATATCTGGAAGTTCACAGTCAAACTTTCGAGGCTTCTGTGTCTGTacaaaaaaacgaaacaaaacaaaacccaaaaaatatacagtacaaatttataaatttttactatgattaatttcaatattaacaaagaagcaaaaatgcTACAAATCTACTGACATTTAAgaaataggataaaataaaaatgaactattcaaTGACCAACACGGTATactatttttctgagttttaaatgACTGGGGATCATAGCTGTTGGTGATCCAAGTACTGTGGCTGTTCCTCCCTTTCTcgtcagcttttaaaaaatggggtagtggggcacctgggtggctcagtggattaagctctgccttcagctcaggtcatgatctcagagtcctgggatcgagtcccgcttccggctctctgctcagcagggagcctgcttccccctctctctgcctgcctctctgcctacttgtgatctctctctctctctgtcaaataaataaataaaatcttaaaaaaaaaattaaaaaaaaatagggtagtATCCTGTCAACATCAAAGAAACCCATTTGTTTCACCAGCATATAGGCTGTTcctaaatttttctttaacttataaCAAGACCATGAAGATCTCTCTGGCCTTAGCTCTATGACTATTCCTATCATTTATTAGGATGCCTTGGTGTTTTAATATGGTAAAAAGTTTTTTCCTATGTAACATGTCCTTCCTTGCCTTTTACTTGatctttccattattttccaaaataaaaaactcttagtaaatttcagtttcttaaaaaaaaactacctgGTAAGTCCTACCATTTCTTTATAATATTGCCAAGAAATACAACTTTTAATGTGACTCTAATCATTTCAATCACTACCTAAGCAGATTTAGAGATGTCAAGATGGTCTTCATTAAATGGGGGTCCTAGATATATGAGTGTGGGACACCCTATTATATCACtcatttttagatattaaaagaTTCATACATTTAAGGCCTAAAAATCCTGCAGTACAGAAACACATTTAATAGCTAAGCACTGCAtcttaagagaaaacaaacaaaaagcctacagcatttcccaaacttctCTGACCCATGGAATCAATGTTTCTCATGAAATAAAACGAATGGTCCCCAGTAATGCtggtttaaaaacacatttatttttcaggatttcAGTGAAGGCCACCTGAAGAGTCACCTTATTCTGATTAGTAAACACAAGAATAAAatgagggtggtggtggtggtgaagagaatgaaaagaggagaggataaaaggaaaagaaagtgcagggatggggagagaatgagggaagggaaagataaagagaatgagaggagggcaaatgagaaagacaaaataataagaCAATCTACTCCTACCAAACAATATCTTAACAGTGTAATATGTCTTATCCTCCTGTGTTATGAAAACTCTTCATCAAAaactatgaatatattttaataaagtttcatgacaaatggcttttaaaaccaaaaacatttttatgttataaaagaAGACTATGTTTCTGAAAATATCTCTACTTCTGAAATAAGGTTTGAATACGTACAAAATTTAGTCATAGTTAGAAAATTAATACATACACAAAAGGACGGGGGCCAGGAGTCCAATCCCCTAAACAGACGATTTCTTAAAAAGGACTTCCCTGTGTAAAAAAGTTAACAATATGataattttataactttgtatttcagaggaaaaaaaatttctggtttttgaaaaacaaattagcaattctttatatttaagttttaacaATGGATTCAACTTTACAGAccttaaaaagaatatttctccAAATTTCAATGGTAACTTAAATCACATAGATCCTATATAACAACACATTCATATTGacaaaatagcatttttcattaaaaataaattagtaaagaaCACTTACTAAATAATTTCCCAAAGGATTCCCTTTTTGACTTTTCAGCTTCATATAATCGCTTTCCATCTGTGACTAAAGCACCAGCCCACTAAGAGAAGGAAAGCTTACGTTAATAATCATACACCAACTCATTAAGGCTCATACACAATGAAAAGAGAATTCAACTTGCATACCTCCCTGTAGTGttttatgaacatttttctcCTTACAACCTCAACAACAGCTATGCAGTACATCTGAGGAACTGTACTAAGAGCTTCAACAATTTTGACTCTTTCTAACAGTTCTATTACAAGGCGCAGCAAAGCTTGCAATTTCTCTCCATCTTGATCAGCATGAAGCATTACAAAGCAACACCACCTACAGAATGAAATTGAGACACAAAGCtctataaaaataatctaatccCAAGTTAATCAACCAATCAAGTATTTcaatataacaataaaaagtaCTCCATTACTtggcagaaattttaaaaaatcactttgaaacATCCAAAATTAGATGTAAGAGAATCACTTACTTCAGTCGGACATGTAGGTTATTTGCTAGTTCCTGTTTGGCAGTGGTACATTTCTGTTTAATATCCAACAGTTTTCTATGATTTTGCAACATAATCATCAACTGATTTGCGTGACTCAGGCACAAATCAGGTAAAACAGATGCATCCTTCAAGTTTTCAGCTCTCATCTGATTAGCTAAAAATccctttgaaagaaaatatttaaaaggacaTTAATCTGGTTTCAGGAAAGATAACATTCATTTAAGAGGGAAATCTTTGTTAAATATGAACTGttctacttttaaagattttattaattactatCCTGAATGTAGATATACtcataaaaaagattatttttaagaactctgCTCATCTAGTTGTTTCAATTtctagctagaaaaaaaaaaaaacccactgggaAGATAGAGTAATTTATCAAAGGACAGACACTCTTAACAGTTAAATTAGAACCAGAATTTATGCGTCTAGACTCCTACTATACCATGGGTCAGTCAGAtcatgtattaaataaaatatgatcacTGATTTTAGCCATGAAATAACTGACCTAATCTAACCAATGATATTCAATAGTACTTTGTACCCTTCCCCAAATGAGTAACAATCAATTTACTGTACTTTTTATTAAGAAGTCATTCCTCTCTCCAGTATTTCTGGACTAaattttttccactatatatatatatatatatatatatatgtttactcATATTAGAATGACTTAAATGTAtagttttataatacattttattatttgataagaaaaatattatattttttcttagctatccttactcatttattttcataggTGAACTGTGCATCATTCTGCTAAGCAGGGATTGTGTTTAGGctctaaattaatttaaaatacgATAGTTGTATatacaaaacataacaaaaaaagaaacccaacagcaaaaccttaaaaaaggTCCAAGACATCTTATTAAGGTTACTACTAAATGCTTTTGTTGTACTTATCGGTTCTTTTACTACTGCTTACTGAACAGTTTTTGTGTTACAGGAGTTTTATAATTTGCATGTCCATCTGACGGCCATACTTGCTACTGTAAATAATTATCTGTCTAGGAACTTAACAATATGGCTGGCAATAGTATGTCTTCTAACTTTTTGGTagttctctctgtttctgtcttcctaaatttcaagaaaatatttaaatttaaatgacatGTACTAAACTCAAAACCatttaatatctgaaaataaaacaatttcaataggaattttatatcttatttccttttcaatatgCCATATGCTCTACTGTggctatatttttttctgaacttaaaAATAACTTACTGGTTTTATCAATTGCATTAAAATCTTAATAGGTTTCCACTACTTTTTAATGATCCAAGAAAAACATAATCAATCCCCCAAATTAAGTTCTAAAGCAATAATGAGGAATTtcctgacaccaaaagcacataCATGCCAAagttgctaaaagaaaaaaacgtttaggggcacctgggtggctcagtgggttaaagcctctgcctttgactcaggtcatgatcccaaggtcctgggatcaagccctgcatcaggctctctgctcagtggggagcctgcttcctccctctctctctctgcctgttctctcactacttgtgatctctgtctgtcaaaaaaataaaataaaatcttaaaaaaaagaaaaaagaaaagaaaagaaaaaacatttaaatctgCTTTCAATAAAGTAATTTCTGTATTTATCAAACCATCCTTAGAATAATATTTAGACTAAGTAGTAAAATACCTAAGTACAAGCTTCTTAAAATAAGTCATCGgaatgaaaagtatagcataagGAACATaatcaataatactgtaataatgtttaatggtgacagatgataattACACTTATCATGTTGAGCAATGAGTAAAGAATTGTCCAGTCACTTTCTTGTAGACCtaaaaactaatgtaacactgtatgtcaactatacttcaataaaaaaagtttaaaaaagtataaataaccGTGATGTCATTTCgtattagtattttttatgtGTAAGTAAGGATAGATATATACATGATAtgtaagtttaaaagaaaattacatagcTGAGTGATGATGGAAGACAGAACTTAAACTATACCACATCCTAATTCTGAATTTTTAGTAGGTTATCTAATAAGAATAATCATGACAACATTCAAAAGAAATCTAACTAGCTCTTAGTTACTACAGTACTTACAACTCCCCTCAAGATGTATTCTGTGAACTTTTGGTTTAGGGAGCAgatttcctattattttctttttttgttgataatctttaaagacaaaaagattactagagaaataaaacacactGAATAAATTTTCAGGGCTCCAGTGTTAACAAAGCTTCACAGATctggttaagattctctgtcAATTAAGGTAGAAGTGTCTATAAACCTCAAAAGTGTTGtggtcttaaaaaaattactctctTAAAGCTGCCTGAACTGGTCTTTATCATATAAGATACTTAGGCAATAAATCTCCTTCCATTGTCtcatcccttctttctctttctctttttttttttttttttggagaaagagagtgtaagagagcaagtggggaggggggcagagggatagaagagagaaaatcttcagtaGAGTCCATGCTCAGTATAGAGCCTGATGTagtggcttgatctcacaactttgagatcatcgtctgagctgaaatcaagagttgtacactcaACTGAGGTACCCAAGtgtcccctttccctttcctttaagAGTGGTGAGAAGATTTAACTGCTATGTTGCTAGAATGAATTACATAAAATTGTGTTTATACAGAATCTAAAATCAACTCCTCAAAATGATTAATCTGAATTTATCGACTTTCACTGACCACATGCTGAAGTaaatactgataaaaaaaaaaaaaaaagaaaatatctgcaatggaaaaaaatacattaactaTAATAAAACTAACAGAGGAgacatctgcaaataatgaaaaggTCCCAGACCAGATTTTTATAGAGAAGTCTAACATTCCATAAACTCAAGACTACCCTACCCCaaattcttgctctttctctctctgtctctatttttttaatggggaggagtgagagaatcttatgcaggctccacacccagctcaaagcccaacttgggactcaatcacatgaccctgagattatgatcttgGCCAAAATCGAGTCAGACCATAATagaatgagccaaccaggcacccctcattctgTAAATACTGACTGTGTACTTACTACAGGTAAAGAACCTGCAAGGCACTGTGATTAGGGCAGCGAGGAAGAGAGATTAGAAACCTGGTTTCTTagagcttattattattattattttttttcttaatttatacacccagtgtgggactcaaactcatgaccataagatcaagagtcatgggctcttccaactgagccagacaggtgccctgGAGCTtgtattcttaaagaaaaaatttcattaaaaaaaaaaaaaaacaaaaacaacaacccacaTAATCACTTAAATGTAATTATGACATAGCCTAAGTACAACCtgctaagaaaaaatatatctgatcTGATCAAGACTgcaaaatcagagaaaatttGTCTGTGAAAGTGATGTCTCAGTTAAAACCCTTGCCTCTATACATCCTTTGGCAGTCAAACACATAAACATATAGGAGTGAAAAGTTGCTCCAACAGCCATGTATACCTAACTTCAATAAGTTATCCCTCATCCCTCATAAGCACATTTAGAATTATCTTATTATAGCCAATTTCTCTCAAAGCTATTTACTCAGGCAAGCCCAGCTGACATCTATGGATTGCTGGGCCTTGATTTCCatctattttacatattaatattttacatattcagttttattctgaatatataaTGTACTTATATTGAAGCATATGTAGGAACACTAAAAATATTCACTGaggaataattaaatgaaatttaattgcCTCTCAATGTCAAAAAGGATTATACACTATACTACTTGAGGTATCAATATCcaagaaaaacataaacatttttatttgagagaaagagagcaagagagaaggagctgggggaggggcagaggaagagggagaaagtagACTACCTCCTGAATGGGAAGCgtgatgtgtggctcaatcccaggactctgagatcataacctcaggcaaaggcagacgcttaaccaactgaaacacctaGGCCTAAACCccagaaaaatctgttttttaaaagtaagagtaTTATGTCTTAAAAGTTAAATTCTATAAAAGTTAACTTAAAACATTAGCAAAAGCTGGGAATAAATTAGGGGGAAAGAAGATAGTTAGACAAGGTACTTCTATGATTACAGGATGCCAAAGAGTAGTTTTCAAATTTTCCCAGGAACAGTATAGGACAGATCtactaaatttttttcagtttgggtTCAAGAAACCCTGGGAGGGCTCAggcctgaaaaacaaaaatacaggagCAAACAAAAAAGGATCAAGAAatgctttctctattttttaaagaaaataaataaatactattaggTCCTTTATTAAGCAAATACACTTCCAGGAAAATGACCTATTCTTGTATTACACAACTCCATTTGCTGAATCCAATGCAGATGAGGATAACATCagcattaggtttttttttaatataaccaaATGCAACACCCTTCCTTTTAGCTGCCTGATTGTAGTAGAGCTACTATACACATATTCTACCCACACCCTCACAACAACCCCCAGAGATTTGAgagtaaagaaaggagaaaacagattaTCTAGATAAGAAAACAGGAAGCCCTGGTttattcaatcagagaaagaggaataaagaaatctggagattttaaaggaatgaagaatttattaaattaaagacGAAAAAATGACTAATAATACATCTGACtgcatcaaaatttaaaatttctgtttaacAATCTTCACAACACTATCAACAAAGAGACGGTAtctgtattatttacaatagacaaagGATTATCCagattacatataaaataaatttttacagaaacattaggataaaaaaaattggcaaatgaAAATTCAGAGGAAATAGATAGCAAATACTGATATAAGGAAAACTGCTCTTCTCTTAATTACTGGGAGTGTTGACTGATTTTTCCTTTATGGAGGGTATAGCATtactaattaatatttaaaaatgcacaaacacACCAGAATCTAGCAATTCAATTACTGAAGATTGTCCCAACATGCACATAATGACAGAGATGTACTGGGATATTAAAACAATGTTTGTAACAAGAAAAActagaagcaacctaaatgacCATCAAAGAAgtctggttaaataaattatgtttgaTTCATTCTATTGAGGGCTAAAAAAGAATGACCTTggagaaacaacaaaacaatcagAAATTCAAAGCTGTCTCAAGTGATGGTAAACTATAATTTAATGATAATGTAGACTAAGCTTCCTATGGCATTAGTTACGAAAGACCTAAGAAAGCAGTGAAGGAGAAGAACCAGGATCTAGAAGGAGGAAACCTAGGAAAAGCCAGTTAAGTAACTAGGAATTCTTTGCCCTAGAGACATGTGCTGATTCCTGAAGAGGAGCCCAAagctaagaattaaaaaaagcaatCCTTCTGACATTCTCAAGGAGCTATGAAATAAAAAACTGGAGATCAGGGCCAGCCAAAGGAAGTGAAGATGGAAAACACTTTGTATTAGTACCCCAAAAAGCTATATCCTATGGAGTAAGAGTCTACAAAAGTAGATGGCCACCACCACAAGGACTGTAAGATCAACTTCCCATAAACTAAATCCTTGATGTTACATTAAGATAATGTAAGACTGTGATAGCCCCTATCACATGCAAACAAATTCTCTCCAGAAGTGTTATCTTAAGCTTcatatttcctgtttttatttatttattaagatttgt encodes:
- the RB1CC1 gene encoding RB1-inducible coiled-coil protein 1 isoform X2, with protein sequence MKLYVFLVNTGTTLTFDTELTVQTVADLKHAIHSKYKIAIQHQVLVVNGGECMAADRRVCTYSAGTDTNPIFLFNKEMILCDRPPAIPKTTFSTENDMEIKVEESLMMPAVFHTVASRTQLAVEMYEVAKKLCSFCEGLVHDEHLQHQGWAAIMANLEDCSNSYQKLLFKFESIYSNYLQSIEDIKLKLTHLGTAVSVMAKIPLLECLTRHSYRECLGRLDSLPEHEGSEKAEMKTSTELVLSPDMPRTTNQSLLTSFHKSVEHIAPDTTDAENGKEIRESCQSTVQQDETSVDAKDGDLPFFNVSLLDWINVQDRPNDVESLVRKCFDSMSRLDPRIIRPFIAECRQTIAKLDNQNMKAIKGLEDRLYALDQMIASCSRLVNEQKELAQGFLANQMRAENLKDASVLPDLCLSHANQLMIMLQNHRKLLDIKQKCTTAKQELANNLHVRLKWCCFVMLHADQDGEKLQALLRLVIELLERVKIVEALSTVPQMYCIAVVEVVRRKMFIKHYREWAGALVTDGKRLYEAEKSKRESFGKLFRKSFLRNRLFRGLDSWPPSFCTQKPRKFDCELPDISLKDLQFLQSFCPSEVQPLLRVPLLCDFEPLHQHVLALHNLVKAAQSLDEMSQTITDLLSEQKASMSQTSPQSASSPRIESATGIATTTSPRTPPPLTVQDPLCPAVCPLEELSPDSIDAHTFDFETIPHPNIEQTIHQVSLDLDSLAESPESDFMSAVNEFVIEENLSSPNPISDPQSPEMMVESLYSSVINAIDSRRMQDTNVCGKEDIGDHASLNVQLEKCRVVAQDSHFSIQTIKEDLCHFRTFVQKEQCDFSNSLKCTALEIRNIIEKVKYSLEITLNEKHQRELQSLKSEYEGKLDALMKESEENENKIKKLKGDLVCLEEVLQNKDNEFALVKHEKEAVICLQNEKDQKLLEMENTMHTQNCEINELKQSREIVLEELKKLHVENNEKMQLLRTELQCLEQSHLKELEDALRVRHTQEFEKVMADHKVSLEKLKKENQQRIDQIQESHATVIQEKEQQLQELKLKVSDLSDMRCKLEVELALKEAETDEIKILLEECRTQQKETLKSLLEQETENLRTEISKLNQRIQDNNENYQVGLAELRTLMTIEKDQCISELISRHEEESDMLKAELNKVTSLNHQAFEIEKNLKGEIAELQSKLGAELSALEKQKDEKLTQQEEKYEAIIQKLEKDKENLVMSQEQDREQLIQKLNCEKEEAIHTALKEFKLERDAVEKELLEKVKHLENQIAKSLAIESTREDSSSLVAELQEKLQEEKAKFLEQLEEQEKRKNEEMQNVRTSLIAEQQTNFNTVLTREKMKKENIINDLSDKLKSTMQQQERDKDLIESLSEDRARLLEEKKKLEEEVSKLRSSSFVPSAYVAAAPELYGACAPELPGETERSAMETQDEGKVDSAMETSMMSVQENIHMLSEEKQRIMLLERTLQLKEEENKRLNQRLMSQSMSSVSSRHSEKIAIRDFQVGDLVLIILDERHDNYVLFTVSPTLYFLHSESLPALDLKPASGASRRPWVLGKVMEKEYCQAKKAQNRFKVPLGTKFYRVKAVSWNKKV